The following are from one region of the Candidatus Binatia bacterium genome:
- a CDS encoding efflux RND transporter permease subunit, with protein sequence MIRRALKLPYVVTVGALVAVVLGILSYTRLPADLLPTFTTPAVQIVTFYPGMPPVVMERDIMSRLERWTGQSVGIEHQEAHAMLGVSIVKDFFREGISLDTAMSQVTSYAMSDMFYLPPGTIPPMVMPFDPTASVPLCLVSVSSDTMSEKELYDVAYYELRNRLQSIPGVIAPAVYGGKLRRIIAQVDRERLDSRGMSPMDVVRALHEQSVFVPAGNIKVGETDYQIFANAMPEKVSELNDVPVAVHDGRPVFMRDVASVQDSAQIQSNIVRINGRRQVYIPIYRQPGANTIEIVDSIRSQLARIRQRLREMDDRAQDLALEVVLDQSVYVRDSISGLQLAALLGAVLAALVVLVFLRDVRLTVVVALAIPLATLVSLFGLWATGRTINAMTLGGLALAVGILVDQSIVVVENIVRHRQMGKDAAEAAAAGTSEVAAPIVVSTLTFAVVFFPVVFLSGMARFLFTPLALAASFAILASLVVAVTVVPALCARLLQGPPPPQGTQPGGGIARYERAVDAALRHRKSVLVGACVAALAALVLAGNLGTELFPRVDAGQFQVYVRLASGTRIERSEEMVARVEKVIVEELGQPDPEYPKVERYADSHLQMLISNIGVLMDWPAAYTPNRGPMDSFLLVQLKDSSSTPSVFDIVTRLRARLRNDFPQAEFAFDTGGMLTAALNFGEPAPIHYQVRGSDLDTLGDIAADIATVVAQVPGTEDVRVLQRNDYPTIEVEIDRVKAALAGLTVEDVMHNLVTATNSSINFQPAFWIDERNGNHYFIGAQYPETELISIDTLRDIPLTSDEAMEPIPLGTIATIHRGTGPSFVSHRNITRSFDVYADTVPGVNLGDAVTAIDEHLMADENLGLMPFDSGREEVAYEIGGRYAGRGYTLAASGEIQTMRESFRQFGAGLLIAVLLIYLLMVAQFRSFVDPLLILATVPLGMIGVSLVLFVTGTSLNIQSLMGVIMMAGIVVEYGIVLVDFANRNLDETGDVRGAVREAARVRFRPILMTSLTTVLAIAPMAVGLGGGEANIPLARAIIGGVLGATALTLFVLPCLYAVVKRPPAPAAPDLESSHA encoded by the coding sequence ATGATCCGACGCGCCCTGAAGCTCCCGTATGTCGTCACGGTGGGCGCGCTCGTCGCAGTGGTGTTGGGCATCTTGTCGTACACCCGCCTGCCGGCCGATCTTCTGCCGACCTTCACCACCCCGGCGGTCCAGATCGTGACCTTCTATCCCGGCATGCCGCCCGTCGTGATGGAGCGCGACATCATGAGTCGACTCGAGCGTTGGACGGGCCAATCCGTCGGGATCGAGCATCAGGAAGCGCACGCGATGCTCGGCGTCAGCATCGTTAAGGACTTCTTCCGCGAGGGCATCAGTCTCGATACCGCGATGAGCCAGGTCACGTCCTACGCGATGAGCGACATGTTCTACCTGCCGCCGGGGACGATCCCGCCGATGGTCATGCCCTTCGACCCGACGGCCTCGGTGCCGCTCTGTCTCGTCAGCGTGTCCTCCGACACGATGAGCGAGAAGGAGCTGTACGACGTCGCGTACTACGAGCTGCGGAATCGGCTGCAGTCGATTCCCGGGGTAATCGCGCCGGCCGTTTACGGCGGCAAGCTCCGGCGGATTATCGCGCAGGTTGATCGTGAGCGGCTCGATTCTCGCGGGATGTCGCCGATGGACGTCGTCCGTGCTCTCCACGAGCAATCGGTCTTTGTCCCCGCAGGGAACATCAAGGTCGGCGAGACCGACTACCAGATCTTCGCAAACGCGATGCCGGAGAAGGTGAGCGAGCTGAACGATGTACCCGTCGCGGTCCACGATGGGCGGCCCGTCTTCATGCGCGACGTGGCGAGTGTCCAGGATTCCGCCCAGATCCAGTCGAACATCGTGCGGATCAACGGGCGTCGACAGGTCTACATTCCAATCTACCGCCAGCCGGGTGCCAACACGATCGAGATCGTCGACTCCATTCGCTCGCAGCTCGCCCGCATTCGGCAGCGTCTGCGGGAGATGGATGACCGAGCACAGGATCTCGCGCTCGAAGTAGTCCTGGATCAATCGGTCTATGTTCGGGATTCGATTTCCGGGCTCCAGCTTGCCGCTCTTCTCGGGGCGGTGCTGGCCGCACTTGTCGTCCTGGTATTCTTGCGCGACGTTCGCCTCACCGTCGTCGTGGCTCTGGCGATTCCGCTCGCTACGCTGGTCTCCCTCTTCGGTCTGTGGGCAACCGGTCGGACGATCAATGCGATGACCCTCGGTGGGCTCGCACTCGCCGTGGGGATTCTCGTCGACCAGTCCATCGTTGTGGTCGAGAACATCGTTCGTCACCGGCAGATGGGGAAGGACGCGGCCGAAGCTGCGGCCGCTGGTACGAGCGAGGTGGCCGCGCCGATCGTCGTGTCGACGCTCACCTTCGCCGTCGTGTTCTTTCCGGTCGTCTTCCTGTCGGGGATGGCGCGCTTTCTGTTTACACCGCTCGCGCTCGCCGCCTCGTTCGCGATTCTGGCCTCGCTCGTCGTCGCGGTGACCGTGGTTCCCGCGCTCTGCGCGCGCTTGCTGCAAGGACCTCCGCCGCCGCAGGGCACGCAGCCCGGCGGCGGCATCGCCCGCTACGAGCGTGCGGTCGATGCCGCTCTACGCCATCGGAAGTCCGTTCTCGTGGGGGCCTGCGTTGCGGCCCTGGCCGCCCTGGTTCTCGCCGGGAACCTCGGCACCGAATTGTTCCCGCGGGTCGATGCGGGGCAGTTCCAGGTCTACGTGCGCCTTGCGTCGGGCACGCGGATCGAGCGGTCCGAGGAAATGGTCGCCCGTGTCGAGAAGGTCATCGTCGAGGAGTTGGGGCAGCCGGATCCGGAGTACCCGAAGGTCGAGCGTTATGCGGACTCGCATCTTCAGATGCTCATCTCGAACATCGGTGTCCTTATGGATTGGCCCGCTGCGTACACGCCGAATCGAGGCCCGATGGATTCGTTCCTCCTCGTGCAGCTGAAGGACTCGTCGTCGACCCCCAGCGTCTTCGACATCGTCACGCGCCTGCGCGCGCGGCTTCGCAACGATTTCCCGCAGGCGGAGTTTGCCTTCGACACCGGCGGAATGCTCACCGCGGCCCTGAACTTCGGCGAACCCGCGCCCATTCACTACCAGGTCCGCGGAAGTGATCTCGATACGCTGGGTGACATCGCAGCCGACATCGCGACGGTCGTGGCACAGGTGCCGGGCACCGAAGACGTGCGGGTGTTGCAGCGCAACGACTACCCGACCATCGAAGTCGAGATCGACCGCGTGAAGGCCGCGTTGGCCGGGCTCACGGTCGAAGACGTGATGCACAATCTCGTGACCGCGACGAATTCGAGCATCAACTTCCAGCCGGCATTCTGGATCGACGAGCGAAACGGCAACCACTACTTCATCGGAGCGCAGTATCCCGAGACAGAGCTGATCTCGATCGACACGCTGCGCGACATTCCGCTCACGTCCGACGAGGCGATGGAACCCATACCCCTCGGCACGATCGCGACGATTCACCGCGGTACGGGCCCGTCGTTCGTCAGTCACCGGAACATCACGCGAAGCTTCGACGTCTATGCCGATACGGTCCCCGGCGTGAACCTCGGGGACGCAGTGACCGCGATCGATGAGCATCTGATGGCTGACGAGAACCTGGGTCTCATGCCGTTCGACAGCGGGCGAGAAGAGGTGGCCTACGAGATAGGCGGCCGGTACGCCGGGCGGGGCTACACCCTGGCGGCGAGCGGCGAGATCCAGACGATGCGGGAGTCGTTTCGGCAGTTTGGGGCGGGGCTCCTCATCGCCGTGTTGCTGATCTACCTCTTGATGGTGGCGCAGTTCCGCTCGTTCGTCGATCCGTTGCTGATCCTCGCGACCGTTCCGCTCGGCATGATCGGGGTCTCCCTGGTCCTCTTCGTGACGGGGACCTCCCTCAACATCCAGAGTCTGATGGGCGTGATCATGATGGCTGGTATCGTCGTCGAGTACGGAATTGTCCTGGTGGACTTCGCGAACCGGAATCTCGACGAGACCGGCGACGTCCGGGGCGCGGTCCGCGAGGCGGCGCGGGTTCGTTTCCGTCCGATCTTGATGACGTCTCTCACGACCGTTCTGGCCATCGCTCCGATGGCGGTCGGGCTGGGCGGCGGCGAAGCGAACATTCCCTTGGCCCGCGCGATCATCGGCGGCGTCCTCGGGGCAACGGCCCTCACTCTGTTTGTCCTCCCCTGTCTGTACGCTGTAGTGAAGCGTCCCCCCGCACCGGCCGCGCCGGATCTGGAGTCGTCGCATGCGTGA
- a CDS encoding inositol monophosphatase family protein has protein sequence MNTSSPSELVSVAAEIAREAGAEIRTRVPSPRQIATKANSVDLVTDTDHRIDALISERLAAAFPDHARLTEETGATTTGAEAPVCWVVDPLDGTVNFAHGVPHFAVSIAAVRGFQPGDPLETPSTGAEILAGVVYDPMRDELFEATAAGPAKLNGEPIQTSPCASLSEALVASGFPYDRRERADEYLEDWKALLPRCRDLRRAGAAALDLAYVAAGRFDAYWERGLHAWDIAAGVLIVRRAGGIATNRAGRDLFLDASEVLAAPTAIHAELLTVL, from the coding sequence ATGAACACGTCAAGCCCTTCGGAGCTGGTTTCGGTCGCAGCGGAGATCGCGCGGGAAGCGGGGGCCGAGATTCGTACCCGTGTCCCGAGCCCGCGCCAGATCGCGACCAAGGCGAATTCGGTCGATCTCGTCACGGACACCGACCACCGCATCGACGCTCTCATCTCCGAACGTCTCGCCGCCGCCTTTCCCGACCACGCACGACTCACCGAGGAAACCGGTGCCACAACGACCGGGGCGGAAGCTCCGGTCTGCTGGGTGGTCGATCCACTCGACGGCACCGTGAACTTCGCCCACGGCGTTCCCCACTTCGCCGTCTCGATCGCGGCCGTGCGCGGCTTCCAACCGGGCGACCCGCTCGAAACCCCGAGCACGGGCGCCGAAATTCTCGCCGGCGTCGTCTACGACCCCATGCGCGACGAACTCTTCGAAGCGACGGCCGCGGGTCCGGCCAAACTCAACGGAGAGCCGATCCAGACAAGCCCGTGCGCGAGCCTGAGCGAGGCGCTCGTCGCCTCCGGGTTCCCGTACGACCGACGAGAACGAGCGGACGAGTACCTCGAGGACTGGAAGGCCCTCCTGCCCCGCTGCCGCGATCTCCGCCGGGCGGGCGCCGCCGCCCTCGATCTGGCCTACGTCGCTGCCGGCCGCTTCGACGCCTACTGGGAACGCGGCCTCCACGCCTGGGACATCGCCGCAGGCGTCCTGATCGTCCGGCGCGCGGGCGGCATCGCCACGAACCGCGCGGGACGGGACCTGTTCCTCGACGCGTCCGAGGTTCTGGCCGCCCCCACGGCGATCCACGCCGAACTCCTCACGGTTCTCTGA
- a CDS encoding alpha/beta hydrolase, producing the protein MVHGLPAAATDAAYCGQPQPYWWLPSVAANFSRPETVRTYKEEMFYPIEPGDFDPKKIETPTLLIHGDDDRLAPVRISQYLVGSMPNAEAIFIQDGSYMLPVTHAPLLADVITKFVQKESITSPQENG; encoded by the coding sequence GTGGTACACGGCCTTCCCGCCGCCGCGACTGATGCCGCGTATTGCGGCCAACCGCAGCCGTACTGGTGGCTTCCGAGCGTCGCGGCCAACTTCTCGCGCCCCGAAACGGTCCGCACCTACAAAGAGGAGATGTTCTACCCAATCGAGCCGGGCGACTTCGACCCGAAGAAGATCGAGACCCCCACTCTGCTGATCCACGGTGACGACGACCGCCTCGCGCCGGTGAGGATCTCGCAGTACCTCGTCGGGAGCATGCCGAACGCGGAAGCGATATTCATCCAGGACGGCAGCTACATGCTGCCGGTCACCCACGCACCGCTCCTGGCGGACGTCATCACGAAGTTCGTACAAAAGGAGTCGATCACGAGCCCACAGGAGAATGGCTGA
- a CDS encoding ion transporter, protein MRDRIAAARPETWREHLHEIIFEADTPAGKSFDIGLLIAIAASVLVVTLDSVDQLQDDFHGPLSVAEWVFTIGFTIEYLLRLVCVRNPLRYAVSFFGIVDLLSILPTYVSLLYPGTESLLVIRSLRLLRVFRVFKLARFLTEATELRASIGAARAKLAVFMVTVVISVVIVGAAMYVVEGPKNGFTSVPVGMYWAVVTLTTVGYGDVTPQTPVGQMLAVAMMILGYSLIIVPTGIVSAEMALVQAHRMTSQHCRRCSREGHDVDAVHCKYCGGAL, encoded by the coding sequence ATGCGCGATCGTATCGCGGCCGCTCGTCCGGAGACCTGGCGCGAGCACCTACACGAGATCATCTTCGAGGCGGACACGCCGGCCGGGAAGAGTTTCGACATCGGGCTGCTGATCGCGATAGCTGCGAGCGTGCTCGTCGTGACGCTCGATAGCGTCGACCAGCTCCAGGACGACTTCCACGGACCCCTGTCCGTCGCCGAGTGGGTGTTCACGATCGGCTTCACGATCGAGTACCTGCTCCGTCTCGTCTGCGTGCGGAATCCGCTTCGCTACGCTGTGAGCTTCTTCGGGATCGTCGATCTGCTGTCGATCCTGCCGACCTACGTGAGCCTGCTCTATCCCGGGACCGAGTCGTTGCTCGTGATTCGCTCGTTGCGGCTGCTGCGCGTTTTCCGGGTCTTCAAGCTGGCCCGGTTCCTAACGGAAGCTACCGAGTTGCGGGCGAGCATCGGCGCGGCGCGCGCCAAGCTCGCGGTCTTCATGGTCACGGTCGTCATTTCGGTCGTCATCGTCGGGGCGGCGATGTACGTCGTCGAGGGCCCGAAGAACGGGTTTACCTCTGTTCCTGTCGGGATGTATTGGGCGGTCGTGACCCTTACGACCGTGGGGTACGGCGACGTGACGCCGCAGACGCCCGTTGGACAGATGCTCGCCGTCGCGATGATGATCCTCGGCTACAGTCTCATCATCGTCCCTACGGGTATCGTTTCGGCGGAGATGGCTTTGGTGCAGGCGCATCGCATGACGTCGCAGCACTGCCGGCGCTGTTCGCGAGAAGGGCACGACGTCGACGCGGTACACTGCAAGTACTGCGGCGGGGCGCTCTAG
- a CDS encoding LLM class F420-dependent oxidoreductase encodes MKIGTMLNYAAGFREAADEIAELEKSGLDTVWVAEPYGFDAVSQMGYLAAKTERVEIASGVLPIYTRTPSLLAMSAAGVDALSEGRCILGLGTSGPQVIEGFHGVPFDAPVARIREIIEICRKVWRREVLTHEGPKYPLPLPAGRGTGLAKPLKILTRPVRDDIPIVIAALAPKSVEQTAALADGWLPVFYHPTKARNCWGDALDKGAARRDPSRPPMDVYAGGLVGIGEGLESLRDRGRPGMALYVGGMGARGKNFYNDIFASYGYREEAARIQDLYLSGEKAAAADAIPSSFLEETTLVGPESFVAERLAEYAESGVTALNVSLVGDTVADRARTLEKLKSLL; translated from the coding sequence ATGAAGATCGGAACGATGCTGAATTATGCCGCCGGCTTTCGCGAGGCGGCGGATGAGATCGCCGAGCTCGAGAAGTCGGGACTCGACACGGTGTGGGTCGCCGAGCCTTACGGGTTCGATGCGGTCAGTCAGATGGGCTACCTCGCCGCCAAGACCGAGCGCGTCGAGATCGCGTCCGGCGTGTTGCCGATCTACACGCGGACCCCGAGCCTGCTCGCGATGTCGGCGGCTGGGGTCGATGCGCTCTCCGAGGGGCGCTGCATCCTCGGGCTGGGTACGTCAGGCCCGCAGGTCATCGAGGGCTTCCACGGCGTTCCGTTCGATGCACCGGTCGCCCGGATTAGGGAAATCATCGAGATCTGCCGCAAGGTCTGGCGTCGCGAGGTGCTGACGCACGAGGGGCCGAAATACCCGCTGCCGCTTCCGGCCGGCCGGGGGACCGGCCTCGCCAAGCCCCTCAAGATCCTCACCCGCCCTGTGCGGGACGACATTCCGATCGTGATCGCGGCGCTGGCTCCGAAGAGCGTCGAACAGACCGCGGCTCTCGCCGACGGGTGGCTGCCGGTCTTCTACCATCCGACGAAGGCGCGGAATTGTTGGGGTGACGCTCTAGACAAGGGTGCGGCCCGCCGAGATCCGTCCCGCCCGCCGATGGATGTGTACGCCGGCGGTCTCGTGGGAATCGGCGAGGGCCTCGAGTCGCTTCGCGACCGGGGCCGTCCCGGGATGGCACTCTACGTCGGCGGCATGGGCGCTCGCGGCAAGAACTTCTACAACGACATCTTCGCGAGTTACGGCTACCGCGAAGAGGCGGCGCGGATTCAGGATCTGTACCTGTCTGGCGAGAAAGCGGCGGCGGCTGATGCAATCCCTTCCTCGTTTCTCGAAGAGACGACGCTTGTTGGCCCGGAATCGTTCGTCGCTGAGCGGCTCGCCGAGTACGCGGAGTCCGGCGTGACGGCGCTGAACGTGAGTCTCGTCGGCGACACGGTCGCGGATCGCGCTCGCACTCTCGAGAAGCTCAAGAGCCTGCTGTAG
- a CDS encoding GFA family protein, with translation MNLEGGCYCGAVRFRAEGDAMFQGQCHCRECQYISGGHPNVVIAMPETGFSYSKGAPKEFRRSDLDNPVTRRFCADCGTHLLTETPSLPGAKLIKVGVLDDPSVFSPQMAIYLVDKQSFHHVPEGIGAFERAPG, from the coding sequence ATGAATCTGGAAGGCGGATGTTACTGCGGTGCCGTGCGGTTTCGCGCGGAAGGCGACGCGATGTTTCAGGGGCAGTGCCACTGCCGTGAGTGCCAGTACATCTCGGGCGGACATCCGAACGTCGTGATCGCGATGCCGGAGACGGGCTTCTCGTACTCGAAGGGCGCGCCCAAAGAGTTTCGACGAAGCGATCTCGACAACCCGGTGACGCGCAGGTTCTGTGCGGACTGCGGCACGCATCTTCTGACCGAGACTCCGTCTCTGCCAGGCGCGAAGCTCATCAAGGTCGGCGTACTCGACGACCCGTCCGTGTTCAGCCCGCAGATGGCGATCTATTTGGTCGACAAGCAGTCGTTTCATCACGTCCCGGAGGGGATCGGGGCATTCGAGCGCGCGCCGGGCTGA
- a CDS encoding universal stress protein, producing the protein MSKVSYQRIVVAVDFSKTSKAALQQALGVAEQHDATLEVIYVIEDAFQATLPWMKQGQETVKQMRSEAVDVATEKLQKFVGKTAVEVRRTVKTGEVDEEVIRLAGRRKADLIVLGKVGRRRVDEFLIGSSANDIIRISTVPVLLVPAPKKR; encoded by the coding sequence GTGTCCAAGGTCAGTTATCAGCGAATCGTAGTAGCGGTGGACTTCTCCAAGACCTCCAAGGCGGCTCTCCAGCAGGCCCTCGGAGTTGCCGAGCAGCACGACGCAACACTTGAGGTGATCTACGTCATCGAAGACGCGTTCCAAGCGACACTGCCCTGGATGAAGCAAGGGCAGGAGACCGTGAAGCAGATGCGGTCAGAAGCCGTGGACGTGGCAACGGAGAAGCTCCAGAAGTTCGTCGGCAAGACCGCGGTCGAGGTTCGTCGTACCGTGAAGACCGGCGAGGTCGACGAAGAAGTGATCCGCCTCGCGGGTCGGCGCAAAGCCGATCTCATCGTGCTCGGCAAGGTCGGGCGGCGTCGGGTCGACGAGTTCCTGATCGGCTCGTCGGCGAACGACATCATTCGCATTAGTACGGTTCCCGTACTGCTCGTCCCCGCGCCGAAGAAGCGCTGA
- a CDS encoding SDR family NAD(P)-dependent oxidoreductase, which produces MEIEDKVAIVTGAARGIGRATAVALAAAGARAVVLADVKQDLSAETAELVRAQGAEPLALETDVSDLSSLRHTVAETEARFGGLHILHNNAGIGEGATDWPDVADERAAAIVDVNLRGVILGTRLALDPMKRSGGGAIVNTASGAAFTALPPQAVYAATKAGVVHFTRSCVALADSHGVRVSCVCPGLVTTEMVQESGPDGPHPWLQSVIDAVQMLRPEDIAAKVLELVCDPKSAGEIVNVSNEPKQA; this is translated from the coding sequence TTGGAAATCGAAGACAAGGTAGCGATCGTCACGGGAGCCGCACGCGGCATCGGACGGGCGACCGCCGTCGCGCTGGCCGCGGCCGGCGCGCGCGCCGTCGTCCTGGCAGACGTGAAACAGGACCTCTCCGCGGAGACTGCCGAACTCGTGCGCGCCCAGGGTGCCGAGCCCCTCGCTCTCGAGACCGACGTCTCGGACCTCAGCTCCCTGCGTCACACAGTCGCCGAGACCGAAGCGCGATTCGGCGGCCTTCACATCCTCCATAACAACGCCGGGATCGGCGAGGGAGCCACCGACTGGCCCGACGTCGCAGACGAGCGCGCCGCGGCAATCGTGGACGTGAACCTGCGCGGGGTAATCCTGGGTACGCGTCTCGCGCTCGACCCGATGAAACGCAGTGGCGGCGGCGCAATCGTGAACACGGCTTCAGGTGCGGCCTTCACCGCACTTCCTCCGCAAGCCGTCTACGCCGCGACGAAAGCCGGCGTCGTGCACTTCACGCGGTCCTGCGTCGCGCTCGCCGACAGCCACGGCGTGCGCGTCAGCTGCGTGTGCCCCGGGCTCGTCACGACCGAAATGGTGCAAGAGAGCGGCCCCGACGGCCCGCACCCTTGGCTTCAGTCCGTGATCGACGCGGTTCAGATGCTCCGGCCCGAAGACATCGCGGCAAAGGTTCTCGAACTCGTCTGCGATCCGAAGAGCGCTGGCGAGATCGTGAACGTCAGCAACGAACCCAAACAGGCCTGA
- a CDS encoding HEAT repeat domain-containing protein: MKEHLWIRLAVGLALACAALVAQAGEAGSAGATTAPRLAGRLASSPVVAVGHVSRVQPFDHDRVRVIYLTLDRILKGEERLGAGGGALEIVEMRDRPSAPGLLNAGDYAVVFLSRMKRGSYLDETLGWARRWQASGGASGVIADADQTSVRAAAALVGRLADWSRNPAVTAGERADARRAWVFDAVSGDHWALVEEGAAGLTEIQGLDGDLQPIERARLEKAVQRGDLPPRVRAALIAAIGDAGLTSLGPTLVTLKIDAPEVLEASWQAQTTLGVPPRTADIERRLRDGKPAVRAVAARGYVNTAPKDAVPALGRFLAGEDDPTVRIAALEALGTLEDEEALKVIETSFVEDGELAVRQAAGRVVFEQGGDVAAESLGRLAFEAAPEGQRHAVALLMALRRPADDPTLKRLREKHSDPKVQELLEHGFPDGHH, encoded by the coding sequence GTGAAGGAACACCTCTGGATCCGACTCGCGGTCGGACTCGCATTGGCCTGTGCGGCGCTCGTCGCACAGGCCGGCGAGGCCGGCTCTGCGGGCGCCACGACGGCCCCGCGTCTCGCCGGGAGACTGGCGTCGTCGCCGGTGGTTGCCGTGGGGCACGTCTCGCGCGTGCAGCCCTTCGATCACGATCGCGTGCGGGTGATTTACCTCACGCTCGATCGGATTCTGAAGGGCGAGGAGCGCCTCGGGGCGGGTGGCGGGGCGCTGGAGATCGTCGAGATGCGCGATCGCCCGTCGGCCCCCGGTCTACTCAATGCCGGGGACTACGCGGTCGTCTTCTTGAGCCGGATGAAGCGCGGCTCGTACCTCGACGAGACCCTCGGTTGGGCGCGTCGCTGGCAGGCAAGCGGGGGGGCCTCCGGCGTGATTGCGGACGCCGACCAGACCTCGGTCCGAGCGGCCGCGGCGTTGGTGGGCCGTCTGGCCGACTGGAGCCGGAATCCGGCGGTGACGGCCGGGGAAAGAGCGGATGCCCGGCGCGCGTGGGTCTTCGATGCGGTGTCCGGGGATCACTGGGCGCTCGTCGAGGAGGGTGCCGCGGGCCTCACCGAGATTCAGGGTCTCGACGGCGACCTGCAGCCGATCGAACGAGCGCGCTTGGAGAAGGCCGTCCAGCGAGGCGATCTCCCGCCGCGTGTGCGCGCCGCACTGATCGCGGCAATCGGAGACGCCGGGCTCACATCTTTGGGCCCCACGCTCGTGACGTTGAAGATCGATGCGCCGGAAGTTCTCGAGGCGTCGTGGCAGGCGCAGACGACTCTCGGTGTCCCGCCGCGAACCGCCGACATCGAACGCCGGCTCCGCGATGGGAAGCCGGCGGTCCGTGCCGTTGCGGCACGGGGGTACGTCAACACGGCGCCCAAGGACGCGGTTCCAGCGTTGGGCCGGTTTCTCGCCGGTGAGGACGACCCAACTGTCCGAATCGCCGCTCTGGAGGCGCTCGGGACGCTAGAGGACGAAGAAGCTCTGAAGGTGATCGAGACCTCGTTCGTCGAGGACGGTGAGCTCGCCGTGCGGCAGGCCGCGGGCCGGGTGGTATTCGAGCAGGGCGGCGACGTGGCGGCCGAGAGCCTCGGGCGTCTGGCCTTCGAGGCGGCTCCCGAAGGCCAGCGACACGCGGTTGCGCTCCTCATGGCGCTGCGCCGTCCGGCCGATGATCCAACCTTGAAGCGCCTTCGCGAAAAGCACTCGGATCCAAAGGTACAGGAGTTGCTCGAACATGGGTTCCCCGATGGGCATCACTGA